The proteins below come from a single Candidatus Falkowbacteria bacterium genomic window:
- a CDS encoding thioredoxin family protein codes for MIRIIKFTAMWCADCIVMRPMWQEVRQQYPDLAIEEYDFDDQADQAKAFGITTVPTTIYLSQSGEEIMRRVGMQDKAELFDEIKNNLSH; via the coding sequence ATGATCAGAATTATCAAATTTACAGCCATGTGGTGCGCCGATTGCATCGTGATGCGTCCGATGTGGCAGGAAGTGCGCCAGCAATATCCTGATTTGGCCATTGAAGAGTACGATTTTGATGACCAGGCCGATCAAGCCAAGGCCTTCGGCATCACCACCGTCCCGACTACGATCTACTTGTCCCAATCAGGAGAAGAAATAATGCGTCGAGTCGGTATGCAAGACAAAGCTGAACTTTTCGATGAAATCAAGAACAATCTATCTCATTAA
- a CDS encoding DUF4340 domain-containing protein — MKKNNLVLAAILLVLVGLGFAYNGPIKSWREKAGQPKNFLSDVDFGKIDKVEIGKAKTVLVKQGDDWKVGTDKKAVNASSGAIEQMITQLKAAQKNQFELASTNKDRKSEFQTDSSGIEVSFYQRDNKTTVVIGKMSSDYSSSYISRQDDDNTYRTVQANLWSVFMAEDWRDLAIFKGGDATKAQKVRLQFQDKQYVLEKKGEDWFDGKNKLNKDKVAKVIARLTELTAAKIPAQDFKPTGLDKASLIAQVTGDGLDSTLMIGKEDGQGQFYAKRGDNDLIYLIAKADRDELSKKPDQLK; from the coding sequence ATGAAGAAAAATAACCTGGTTTTAGCGGCTATTTTATTGGTTCTTGTCGGTCTAGGGTTCGCCTACAACGGGCCGATCAAGTCCTGGCGCGAGAAAGCTGGACAGCCGAAAAATTTCCTTTCGGATGTGGATTTCGGCAAGATTGATAAGGTTGAGATCGGCAAGGCCAAGACCGTCTTAGTAAAGCAGGGCGATGATTGGAAAGTCGGTACTGACAAGAAAGCGGTTAACGCTAGTTCGGGTGCTATCGAACAAATGATCACTCAGCTCAAAGCCGCCCAGAAGAATCAGTTTGAATTGGCCAGCACTAACAAGGATCGTAAATCGGAATTCCAGACCGACAGCAGCGGAATCGAAGTCTCATTCTATCAAAGGGACAACAAGACGACCGTCGTAATCGGCAAGATGTCGAGCGATTATTCGAGCTCATATATCAGCCGTCAGGACGATGACAACACCTATCGGACCGTCCAGGCAAATCTCTGGTCAGTCTTCATGGCTGAGGATTGGCGTGACCTGGCAATCTTCAAGGGCGGCGACGCAACTAAGGCTCAGAAGGTCCGCTTGCAATTCCAGGACAAGCAGTATGTTTTGGAAAAGAAGGGTGAAGACTGGTTTGATGGCAAAAACAAGTTGAACAAGGACAAGGTCGCAAAAGTGATAGCTCGCCTGACCGAGCTGACTGCCGCCAAAATTCCGGCCCAGGATTTCAAGCCGACCGGTCTTGACAAAGCCTCTCTCATCGCCCAGGTTACTGGCGATGGACTGGATAGCACTTTGATGATCGGCAAAGAGGACGGCCAAGGGCAATTCTACGCCAAGAGGGGGGATAATGACTTGATTTATCTCATAGCTAAAGCCGACCGCGACGAACTGAGTAAGAAACCGGACCAATTGAAATAG
- a CDS encoding carbohydrate kinase family protein, with protein MKYDVVTVGGATEDMTLFTHEGVLIDNKHDVLRQELLGFEYGAKLAVDKVELAFGGGAANAAVSFARLGLKTASRIAVGNDERGSQIVRHLKSEKINHRLVQTVKGQMSGFSPIIVGPDNEHISFSVRGANSFLDIDPSTAKQLKKSQWVYLTSLSGDWKQFLDKLFSVDGPKIAWNPGHTQLAAGKKALAKYLKKTELVVLNLDEARELVISEQAYKRKPLSFFDDPAKMAEIISSWGPKVAIVTNGGKGATAWRDGKAYKVKAINLKRKINTVGVGDAFGSSVVAGLIIYKDDLARAMKLAANNAARVASIKGAQNGLIRKADLVKLSI; from the coding sequence ATGAAATATGACGTGGTCACCGTCGGCGGCGCGACTGAAGACATGACATTGTTCACTCATGAAGGCGTACTGATCGACAATAAGCATGACGTTCTGCGCCAGGAACTTCTCGGTTTCGAATACGGAGCAAAATTAGCGGTAGACAAGGTCGAATTGGCGTTCGGGGGCGGCGCAGCCAATGCAGCGGTCTCGTTTGCCAGGCTGGGACTCAAAACCGCCTCGAGAATAGCGGTCGGAAATGATGAGCGAGGATCGCAGATCGTCCGCCACCTGAAAAGCGAAAAGATAAACCATCGATTAGTACAGACGGTCAAGGGCCAGATGAGCGGCTTTTCGCCGATCATCGTCGGTCCCGACAACGAACATATCTCATTTTCCGTCCGTGGCGCCAACTCGTTTTTGGATATCGACCCCAGCACGGCCAAACAGCTCAAAAAATCCCAATGGGTATATCTGACTTCGCTATCCGGAGATTGGAAGCAGTTCTTGGATAAGTTATTCTCAGTCGACGGTCCTAAAATTGCCTGGAATCCAGGCCACACGCAGCTTGCTGCTGGCAAGAAGGCGTTGGCCAAGTATCTTAAGAAGACGGAGCTGGTCGTGCTTAATTTGGATGAGGCCAGGGAACTGGTCATCTCCGAACAGGCCTACAAGAGAAAACCTCTGTCATTCTTCGATGATCCGGCCAAAATGGCGGAGATCATTTCTTCGTGGGGTCCGAAGGTTGCCATCGTCACTAATGGCGGCAAGGGCGCTACTGCTTGGCGTGATGGCAAGGCGTACAAGGTCAAAGCCATCAACTTGAAAAGGAAAATCAATACCGTGGGCGTGGGTGACGCTTTCGGATCGTCAGTCGTCGCCGGCCTAATTATATATAAGGATGATCTGGCGAGAGCGATGAAACTGGCAGCTAACAATGCCGCTCGAGTGGCTTCGATCAAGGGAGCGCAGAACGGCTTGATAAGAAAGGCTGATTTAGTAAAATTATCGATATGA
- the pduL gene encoding phosphate propanoyltransferase yields the protein MKKNNLTVPVEVSARHIHLTAEHLAELFGEDYELSPIKPLSQPGEFASSAVLDIQTEKNTMKGVRVLGPVRSYSQVEVSRTDSYFLGLIPVIRESGDIKGTPGITLIGPNGTVKLEEGVVLAYRHIHCSSSRAEELSVKHGQFVKARIGGPRAVVYENVMFKVSDNYDWHLHLDVDEGNAAGAEPGTTAEIIF from the coding sequence ATGAAAAAAAACAACCTGACCGTTCCGGTCGAAGTGTCGGCAAGACACATCCATCTCACTGCTGAACACCTAGCTGAACTCTTCGGTGAGGATTATGAACTGTCACCCATCAAGCCGCTTTCCCAGCCTGGAGAATTCGCCTCAAGCGCAGTCCTGGATATCCAGACCGAGAAAAACACCATGAAAGGGGTCCGGGTGCTCGGTCCCGTCAGAAGCTACAGCCAGGTTGAAGTCTCAAGGACAGATTCCTATTTTTTAGGCTTGATCCCGGTTATCCGTGAGAGCGGCGACATCAAGGGCACGCCAGGGATTACCCTGATCGGGCCGAACGGTACCGTCAAGCTGGAAGAGGGCGTGGTTTTGGCATATCGCCATATCCATTGCTCCTCGTCACGCGCCGAAGAGCTCTCCGTCAAGCATGGCCAGTTCGTCAAAGCCAGGATTGGCGGCCCTCGAGCGGTAGTGTATGAGAATGTCATGTTCAAGGTGTCTGATAATTACGATTGGCATCTGCATCTTGACGTCGACGAAGGAAACGCTGCCGGAGCCGAACCTGGCACGACTGCTGAAATAATCTTCTAA